Proteins from a genomic interval of Chroococcidiopsis thermalis PCC 7203:
- a CDS encoding CO2 hydration protein, giving the protein MVSITNKPTSHPLAEYIQRLQTGEALLADTPENVLEVVGILKSYGVVLDAYWRNLTYISENQFLVFFPFFKYFNGEFSIRKLLRHWWHDRINFEYAEYCMKAMFWHGGGGLDAYLDTLEFKERAAAAIQAKFKNNPLVLGLNQLFPEFLPELVRQQAYYSGLGQFWHIMSDMFLKLSDRYDRGEIKTIPQVVEHILNGLVADANTPITYTVKIKGKQYEIIPKSAGLTFLPDTAVPYVEAVFFRGTPFQGTISYNAQAHQIPPDQARFAYGALYADPLPIGGAGIPPTLLMQDMRHYLPEYLHEVYRRTKRGEDDLRVQICMTFQKSMFCVTTAAILGLMPYPANTEDPSEQRANIAYLENWMDRFMTSRLLEVNR; this is encoded by the coding sequence ATGGTCAGCATCACTAACAAGCCTACCAGCCATCCTTTAGCAGAATACATTCAAAGGTTGCAAACAGGAGAAGCTCTACTTGCAGATACTCCTGAAAATGTTTTAGAAGTTGTAGGAATTCTCAAAAGCTACGGTGTGGTTTTAGATGCCTACTGGCGGAATTTAACATATATATCAGAAAATCAGTTTTTAGTCTTTTTCCCCTTCTTTAAGTATTTTAACGGTGAATTTTCTATTAGGAAATTGCTCCGTCATTGGTGGCACGATCGCATCAATTTTGAATACGCTGAATACTGCATGAAAGCTATGTTCTGGCATGGTGGCGGCGGTTTGGATGCTTATTTAGATACGCTGGAATTTAAAGAACGAGCAGCAGCAGCGATTCAGGCAAAGTTTAAAAATAATCCTTTGGTTTTGGGCTTGAACCAACTTTTCCCAGAATTTCTTCCAGAATTGGTACGTCAGCAAGCTTATTACAGTGGGTTGGGGCAATTTTGGCACATCATGAGCGATATGTTTTTGAAGCTGAGCGATCGCTACGATCGCGGTGAAATCAAAACTATTCCGCAGGTAGTCGAGCATATCTTAAATGGTTTGGTTGCCGATGCCAATACACCAATTACTTACACGGTGAAAATTAAAGGCAAACAGTACGAAATTATTCCCAAAAGTGCGGGTTTAACTTTCCTTCCCGATACAGCTGTACCCTACGTAGAGGCAGTTTTCTTCCGAGGCACGCCGTTTCAAGGGACAATTTCTTACAACGCTCAAGCACATCAAATTCCCCCCGATCAAGCGCGATTTGCTTATGGTGCGTTATATGCAGATCCGTTACCAATTGGTGGTGCTGGCATTCCTCCGACGCTGTTAATGCAGGATATGCGGCATTACTTACCCGAATATCTGCATGAAGTCTATCGGCGCACCAAGCGTGGAGAAGATGACTTGCGGGTACAAATTTGTATGACTTTCCAAAAGTCAATGTTCTGCGTCACCACAGCCGCAATTTTAGGGTTGATGCCTTATCCGGCAAATACTGAAGATCCGTCAGAACAGCGGGCAAATATAGCTTATCTCGAAAATTGGATGGATCGGTTTATGACTTCGCGCTTGTTGGAGGTAAATAGATAG
- the psaI gene encoding photosystem I reaction center subunit VIII: MVDMTQLTGSYAASWLPWIMIPLIFYILPFPVFALIFIWIEKEAGTADEEV, translated from the coding sequence ATGGTAGATATGACACAATTAACAGGGTCTTATGCTGCTTCGTGGTTGCCTTGGATTATGATTCCTTTAATATTTTATATTTTGCCGTTTCCAGTATTTGCCCTAATATTTATTTGGATTGAAAAAGAAGCAGGAACGGCTGACGAAGAAGTATGA
- a CDS encoding NAD(P)H-quinone oxidoreductase subunit F: MTQFLFINSWWVPFYGLIGAVLTLPWAMGIVRRTGPRPAAYLNLLMTVVAFIHSVILLRDMWNQEPQSFLFTWFKAADLDLSFALDVSPVTLGAAVLITGLSLLAQVYALGYMEKDYAIARFFALFGFFEAALSGLALSDSLILSYALLEMLTLSTYLLVGFWYAQPLVVTAARDAFLTKRVGDILLLMGVVTLASFAGSLNFSDLYEWAQTAQLSPLTSTLLGIALIAAPAGKCAQFPLHLWLDEAMEGPNPASVLRNSMVVSGGAYVLYKLQPILALSPVASQALVILGTMTAVGASLVSIAQIDIKRALSHSTSAYMGLVFLSVGLQQGGVALMLLFTHAIAKALLFMSAGSIIATTHTQDLTEMGGLWSRMPATTTAFVVGAAGLVTLIPLGSFWAMVQWTNGFWIVSPWVVGVLLVVNGLTTLNLTRVFRLVFWGDPQPKTRRAPEVMWHMALPMVSLTIVTLLVPLMLQQWGLLPSWENINWQAVTLLMASSGLGLAIGSTIYLHKAWSRPVQLQWRFLQDLLGYDFYVDEVYKVTVVLAVNSISKISAWIDRYILDGLVNLVGIVTIFSGQSLKYTISGQSQAYMLTILLGVGLLGLIISWSLGYIFQ; encoded by the coding sequence ATGACGCAGTTTTTATTCATAAATAGTTGGTGGGTTCCCTTCTACGGCTTGATTGGTGCAGTCCTCACCTTACCTTGGGCAATGGGGATAGTGCGTCGCACTGGACCAAGACCTGCCGCTTATCTAAACTTATTAATGACAGTGGTAGCTTTTATCCACAGCGTTATCCTCTTGAGGGATATGTGGAATCAAGAGCCACAGAGCTTTCTCTTTACCTGGTTCAAAGCTGCCGACTTAGATTTATCTTTTGCGTTGGACGTGTCGCCAGTTACCCTTGGTGCAGCAGTTTTAATTACTGGTTTGAGTCTGCTAGCACAAGTTTATGCCTTGGGGTACATGGAGAAAGATTATGCCATAGCGCGGTTTTTTGCTTTGTTCGGATTTTTTGAGGCAGCGCTATCGGGCTTAGCCTTGAGCGATTCATTGATCCTCAGTTACGCTCTATTGGAAATGCTGACGCTTTCTACCTACTTACTGGTAGGCTTTTGGTATGCTCAGCCATTGGTAGTGACGGCAGCAAGGGATGCCTTCTTAACCAAAAGAGTAGGGGACATACTGCTGCTAATGGGTGTTGTTACCCTTGCCTCCTTTGCAGGCAGCCTCAACTTCTCCGATTTATACGAGTGGGCGCAGACAGCTCAACTATCGCCTTTAACATCAACACTACTAGGCATAGCTTTAATTGCCGCCCCAGCAGGAAAGTGCGCTCAATTTCCTTTGCATTTGTGGTTAGACGAAGCAATGGAAGGTCCTAACCCCGCTTCCGTGCTGCGAAACTCGATGGTGGTATCAGGTGGTGCGTATGTTTTGTATAAATTGCAGCCCATATTAGCGCTCTCACCTGTGGCATCTCAAGCTTTGGTCATTCTCGGCACGATGACGGCAGTAGGAGCATCGTTAGTTTCGATCGCCCAAATTGATATTAAGCGGGCGCTGTCCCATTCCACTAGCGCCTACATGGGACTGGTCTTTTTATCGGTAGGTTTGCAACAGGGTGGCGTAGCGCTGATGTTGCTATTTACCCACGCGATCGCCAAGGCATTACTATTTATGAGTGCAGGCTCGATCATTGCCACCACGCACACCCAAGATTTAACGGAAATGGGAGGTTTGTGGTCGCGGATGCCTGCCACCACAACGGCTTTTGTCGTCGGCGCAGCCGGACTAGTGACGCTCATCCCTTTGGGTAGCTTCTGGGCAATGGTGCAATGGACAAACGGCTTTTGGATAGTTAGCCCTTGGGTTGTCGGCGTATTGCTCGTAGTTAATGGTTTAACGACACTCAATCTCACTCGCGTCTTCCGACTCGTCTTCTGGGGCGACCCGCAGCCAAAAACTCGTCGCGCTCCAGAGGTCATGTGGCATATGGCTTTACCTATGGTGTCGCTGACAATAGTAACTCTGCTAGTTCCGTTGATGTTACAGCAGTGGGGATTGTTACCGAGTTGGGAAAACATCAACTGGCAAGCAGTTACTCTCTTAATGGCATCAAGTGGATTAGGGCTGGCAATCGGCTCGACAATATACCTGCATAAAGCTTGGTCGCGACCCGTGCAATTGCAGTGGCGATTTTTGCAAGACTTGTTGGGCTACGATTTCTATGTAGATGAGGTTTACAAAGTCACCGTTGTTTTGGCAGTGAATTCGATCTCCAAAATTTCCGCCTGGATCGATCGCTACATCTTAGATGGCTTAGTAAATCTAGTTGGCATTGTCACCATCTTTAGCGGTCAAAGCTTGAAGTACACTATCTCCGGTCAATCGCAAGCCTATATGCTAACCATTCTCCTCGGAGTCGGTCTGCTCGGCTTAATTATCAGCTGGTCTTTAGGATACATTTTTCAGTAG
- a CDS encoding carbon dioxide-concentrating mechanism protein CcmK: MPIAVGMIETKGFPAVVEAADAMVKAARVTLVGYEKIGSARVTVIVRGDVSEVQASVSAGIEAAKRVNGGEVLSTHIIARPHENLEYVLPIRYTEAVEQFRT, translated from the coding sequence ATGCCGATCGCGGTTGGAATGATTGAGACCAAGGGCTTTCCCGCAGTTGTTGAAGCAGCAGATGCGATGGTAAAAGCTGCCCGTGTCACTCTAGTGGGTTACGAGAAAATTGGTAGCGCTCGCGTCACGGTGATCGTGCGGGGCGACGTTTCAGAAGTACAAGCTTCGGTTTCCGCTGGCATTGAAGCAGCTAAAAGAGTCAATGGTGGTGAAGTTCTCTCCACGCACATCATTGCCCGTCCCCACGAAAACCTCGAATACGTACTGCCAATTCGCTATACCGAGGCTGTAGAACAGTTCCGCACTTAG
- a CDS encoding photosystem I reaction center subunit XI translates to MTNTANPSVESKLNYRLDTDPVQPYKGDPFNSNFSTAITDSPLARAFINNLPAYRKGLTPFMRGLEIGMAHGYFLVGPEVVVGPLRETAHGANLSGLITAIYIAVSACLGISIFAITTFQGDPRGAYGSTSKDSLRPLRNRDEWYQLNGGIFLGAMGGAVFAYLLLENFDALDSILRGGVNVN, encoded by the coding sequence ATGACTAATACTGCAAATCCATCTGTAGAATCAAAATTGAACTATAGGCTCGATACCGATCCCGTTCAACCCTATAAAGGAGATCCGTTTAACAGTAATTTCTCTACAGCTATTACCGATTCTCCCTTAGCTAGAGCTTTTATTAACAATCTTCCTGCCTATCGCAAAGGACTCACTCCTTTTATGCGTGGTTTAGAAATTGGCATGGCTCACGGCTATTTTCTAGTGGGACCAGAGGTTGTGGTTGGACCATTACGAGAGACAGCTCATGGTGCTAATTTAAGTGGATTGATTACAGCAATATATATAGCTGTATCAGCTTGTTTGGGAATTTCTATTTTTGCAATCACGACCTTCCAAGGCGATCCTAGAGGTGCTTATGGCTCTACTTCTAAAGATTCACTCAGACCGTTACGCAATCGCGATGAATGGTATCAATTAAATGGTGGAATTTTTCTAGGAGCAATGGGAGGAGCTGTATTTGCTTATTTACTACTAGAAAACTTCGATGCTCTAGACTCAATTTTGCGGGGTGGGGTTAATGTTAATTAG
- the psaA gene encoding photosystem I core protein PsaA has protein sequence MTITPEREQKVRVVVDNDPVPTSPELWAKPGHFDRTLARGPKTTTWIWNLHANAHDFDTHTSDLEDISRKIFAAHFGHLAVIFIWLSGMYFHGAKFSNFEAWMANPTGVKPSAQVVWSLVGQDILNADVGGGFHGIQITSGLFQLWRAAGITNTFQLYCTAIGGLVMAAIMLFAGWFHYHKRAPKLEWFQNWEAMMNHHLAGLLGLGCLGWAGHQIHVALPVNKLLDAGVAIKDIPLPHEFILNTSLMAELYPSFAKGLVPFFTLQWGQYADFLTFKGGLNPVTGGLWLSDTAHHHLALAVLFIVAGHFYRTNWGIGHSFKEMLDDAKSPNMLPFLNFIGPVGHEGLDKIFETSWHANLSIHLVQFGTASLLVAHHMYAMPPYPYLATDYATALSLFTHHVWIAGFCIVGGAAHAAIFMVRDYDPAHHVNNILDRTLRHRDVIISHLAWVCQFLGFHSFAMYCHNDTMRAFGRPQDMFSDTGIQLQPIFAQWIQHIHTAAVGAAQVAQPLGDVFGGVRGIELSGLGTTAPGIGAPVSYAWGGGMVAVGGKVAMMPIALGTADFLIHHIHAFTIHVTVLVLFKGVLFARGSRLVPDKANLGFRFPCDGPGRGGTCQVSAWDHVFLGLFWMYNSLSMVVFHFSWKMQSDVWGTVDSDGIVTHLTGGNFATSSITNNGWLRDFLWAQSAQVIQSYNSSLSAYGLMFLAGHFIFGFSLMFLFSGRGYWQELIESIVWAHNKLKVAPAIQPRALSIVHGRAVGVAHYLLGGIVTTWAFFLARMSAIG, from the coding sequence ATGACAATTACTCCAGAGCGAGAGCAAAAAGTAAGGGTTGTGGTCGATAACGATCCGGTTCCTACCTCACCTGAGTTATGGGCAAAACCAGGACACTTCGATCGCACTCTTGCTAGAGGTCCCAAAACGACTACTTGGATCTGGAACCTCCATGCTAATGCTCACGATTTCGACACTCATACCAGCGATTTAGAAGATATTTCCCGCAAGATTTTCGCTGCCCATTTCGGTCACTTAGCTGTTATATTTATCTGGCTGAGTGGCATGTACTTTCACGGCGCGAAATTCTCCAACTTTGAAGCTTGGATGGCAAATCCAACTGGTGTTAAACCCAGCGCCCAGGTAGTTTGGTCGCTTGTCGGTCAAGATATTTTAAATGCCGATGTTGGTGGTGGCTTCCACGGAATTCAAATCACGTCAGGACTATTTCAACTCTGGCGGGCTGCTGGCATTACTAATACTTTTCAGCTTTACTGTACCGCGATCGGTGGTTTGGTAATGGCAGCGATAATGCTCTTTGCTGGCTGGTTCCACTATCACAAACGCGCTCCCAAATTGGAATGGTTTCAAAATTGGGAAGCGATGATGAACCACCACTTAGCAGGATTGCTAGGCTTGGGTTGCCTGGGTTGGGCAGGGCATCAAATTCACGTTGCTTTGCCCGTTAACAAACTATTGGATGCTGGGGTCGCTATTAAAGATATTCCCCTGCCTCACGAATTCATTTTGAATACAAGCTTAATGGCAGAGTTATATCCCAGCTTTGCCAAAGGTTTAGTACCCTTCTTTACCCTGCAATGGGGACAATATGCCGATTTCCTTACCTTTAAAGGTGGTCTGAATCCGGTCACGGGTGGTCTGTGGTTGTCAGATACCGCTCACCATCATTTAGCGCTTGCGGTGCTGTTCATCGTTGCCGGACACTTCTACCGCACTAACTGGGGTATCGGTCACAGTTTCAAAGAAATGTTGGATGATGCCAAATCTCCCAACATGCTGCCATTTTTAAACTTTATCGGTCCCGTGGGTCATGAGGGACTCGATAAAATCTTCGAGACTTCTTGGCACGCTAATCTATCTATCCACTTAGTACAGTTTGGAACGGCTAGCCTACTGGTGGCGCACCACATGTATGCTATGCCTCCCTATCCCTACCTAGCAACAGATTACGCTACTGCCCTGTCTCTATTTACTCACCACGTCTGGATTGCCGGATTCTGTATCGTCGGTGGCGCAGCCCACGCAGCTATTTTCATGGTACGGGACTACGATCCAGCCCATCACGTCAACAACATATTAGATCGAACCCTCCGTCACCGCGATGTCATTATTTCTCACCTCGCTTGGGTTTGTCAGTTTTTAGGCTTTCATAGCTTTGCTATGTACTGCCACAACGACACCATGCGAGCTTTCGGTCGTCCCCAAGATATGTTCTCAGATACGGGAATTCAGCTACAACCAATTTTTGCCCAGTGGATTCAGCACATCCACACCGCAGCCGTGGGAGCGGCGCAGGTGGCTCAACCCTTGGGTGATGTCTTTGGTGGCGTGCGGGGAATCGAACTCTCAGGACTCGGTACGACAGCTCCAGGCATCGGCGCACCCGTCAGCTACGCTTGGGGTGGTGGTATGGTTGCAGTTGGTGGTAAAGTCGCCATGATGCCGATCGCACTGGGTACGGCAGACTTCTTGATCCACCACATCCACGCTTTTACAATTCACGTCACGGTACTCGTACTATTTAAGGGCGTACTATTTGCCCGTGGTTCGCGTTTGGTTCCAGATAAAGCAAACTTGGGCTTCCGCTTCCCTTGTGATGGTCCAGGTCGCGGTGGTACGTGTCAAGTATCGGCTTGGGATCACGTCTTCCTGGGTCTATTCTGGATGTACAACTCGCTGTCAATGGTAGTTTTCCACTTTAGTTGGAAGATGCAATCAGATGTTTGGGGAACGGTCGATTCAGATGGCATTGTCACGCACTTGACCGGAGGTAACTTTGCTACCTCGTCGATTACCAATAACGGGTGGCTGCGCGATTTCCTCTGGGCGCAATCGGCACAGGTGATTCAGTCTTACAACTCATCCCTGTCTGCCTACGGTCTGATGTTCCTAGCCGGACACTTCATTTTTGGCTTTAGCCTCATGTTCCTGTTCAGCGGTCGGGGCTACTGGCAAGAACTGATCGAATCGATCGTTTGGGCGCACAACAAATTAAAAGTTGCCCCAGCAATTCAGCCGCGTGCTTTGAGCATCGTCCACGGTCGAGCTGTTGGTGTCGCTCACTACCTCTTAGGAGGAATTGTGACAACCTGGGCATTCTTCCTCGCTCGCATGTCGGCAATTGGTTAG
- a CDS encoding NADH-quinone oxidoreductase subunit M, whose amino-acid sequence MLSAFICLPVLGAVLIWVLPPGETRSRYIALAVTAATFIWSIVLGFRFDPADGAFQFQEALPWIDALGLSYRLGVDGLSFPLLVLNGLLTCVALYSTNNQVARSRFYYSLILLLNTGVAGAFLSQDLLLFFLFYELELIPLYLLIAIWGGARRGYAATKFLIYTAISGILILAAFLGLVLLSGTGSFAYEPLRTAALGLPLTAQLILLGAIVVGFGIKIPLVPFHTWLPDAHVEASTPVSVLLAGVLLKLGTYGLLRFGMDLLPEAWAAFAPWLATWAVVSVLYGASCAIAQTDMKKMVAYSSIGHMGYVLLAAAAATPLSILATVLQMLSHGLISALLFLLVGVVYEKAGSRDTQVLRGLLNPERGLPVIGSLMILGVMASAGIPGMVGFVAEFLVFRGSFPVFPTQTLLSMVGTGLTAVYFLLLVNRAFFGRLSPQVENLPKVYWSDRIPAIALAILIVVLGIQPSWMARWSERTTTAMVNNVEAIAHLAVKNPQL is encoded by the coding sequence ATGCTCAGTGCTTTCATTTGCTTACCAGTCTTAGGTGCGGTGCTAATCTGGGTTTTGCCTCCAGGTGAGACCCGATCGCGCTATATTGCTCTAGCAGTTACTGCTGCTACATTTATTTGGAGTATTGTTCTCGGGTTTCGATTCGATCCGGCGGATGGTGCTTTTCAGTTTCAAGAAGCACTACCTTGGATAGATGCTTTGGGTTTGAGCTATCGCTTAGGCGTGGATGGATTATCTTTCCCATTATTGGTGTTGAATGGCTTACTCACTTGCGTTGCACTTTACAGCACCAATAACCAAGTGGCGCGATCGCGATTCTACTATTCTCTCATTCTGCTACTCAATACCGGTGTTGCTGGAGCTTTCCTATCTCAGGATCTCTTGCTATTCTTTCTGTTCTACGAACTGGAACTGATTCCCCTATATTTGTTAATTGCGATTTGGGGTGGCGCAAGGCGCGGCTATGCAGCGACGAAGTTTCTAATTTATACGGCAATTTCAGGCATTCTGATTTTAGCTGCCTTTTTGGGTTTGGTTTTATTAAGCGGTACGGGTTCTTTTGCTTACGAACCCTTACGCACGGCGGCGCTGGGTTTACCGTTGACAGCACAATTGATTTTACTAGGGGCAATTGTTGTCGGCTTCGGGATTAAAATTCCTTTGGTTCCTTTCCATACTTGGCTACCAGATGCTCACGTCGAGGCTTCTACACCCGTTTCCGTGCTGCTGGCAGGGGTATTATTGAAATTGGGAACTTATGGTTTGTTGCGCTTTGGCATGGACTTGTTACCGGAGGCTTGGGCAGCATTTGCCCCTTGGCTGGCAACTTGGGCAGTGGTCAGCGTGCTGTATGGGGCTTCCTGCGCGATCGCCCAAACTGATATGAAAAAGATGGTAGCCTATAGCTCTATCGGTCACATGGGATACGTGTTACTGGCAGCAGCGGCAGCGACACCTTTGAGTATTTTGGCGACAGTATTGCAAATGCTCAGTCATGGTTTAATTTCAGCACTCCTGTTTCTGCTGGTGGGAGTCGTTTACGAAAAAGCGGGTAGTCGCGATACTCAAGTGTTAAGAGGACTACTCAACCCCGAACGAGGTTTACCTGTCATTGGCAGCTTGATGATTTTAGGCGTAATGGCAAGCGCTGGAATTCCTGGTATGGTAGGATTTGTGGCAGAGTTTCTCGTGTTTCGCGGCAGTTTTCCCGTCTTCCCTACCCAAACTCTCCTCAGTATGGTGGGGACTGGTTTGACTGCGGTATATTTCTTACTCTTGGTAAACCGCGCCTTTTTCGGACGGCTATCGCCCCAGGTTGAGAATTTACCTAAAGTTTACTGGTCAGATCGCATCCCCGCGATCGCGTTAGCAATACTGATCGTCGTGTTGGGAATTCAACCGAGTTGGATGGCACGGTGGAGCGAACGGACAACTACAGCTATGGTAAATAATGTAGAGGCGATCGCTCATCTCGCAGTCAAGAATCCGCAATTGTAA
- the psaB gene encoding photosystem I core protein PsaB: MATKFPKFSQDLAQDPTTRRIWYAMATAHDFELHDGMTEENLYQKIFASHFGHLAIIFLWASGVLFHVAWQGNFEQWIKDPLNVRPIAHAIWDAQFGPPAIEAFTRAGATNPVDICYSGVYHWWYTIGMRTNNELYVGAIFLLLLAALFLFAGWLHLQPRYRPTLGWFKSAEPRLNHHLAGLFGVSSLAWAAHLIHVAIPESRGQHVGWDNFLFTPPHPAGLGAFFTGNWSAYAQNPDTAQHVFNSSQGAGTAILTFLGGFHPQTQSLWLTDMAHHHVAIAVLFIIAGHMYRTNWGIGHSIKEMLNSKSFFGAKVEGPFNLPHQGLYDTINNSLHFQLSFALAALGVASSLTAQHMYSMPPYAFIGQDFTTQAALYTHHQYIAGFLMVGAFSHAGIFWIRDYDPEQNKGNVLDRMLRHKEAIISHLSWVSLFLGFHTLGLYVHNDVEVAFGAAEKQVLIEPVFAQFIQAAHGKALYGFNTLLSNPDSIASTAWPNHANVWLPGWLDAVNNTTNSLFLTIGPGDFYVHHAIALGLHVTTLVLVKGALDARGSKLMPDKKDFGYAFPCDGPGRGGTCDISAWDASYLAVFWMLNTLGWVTFYWHWKHLAIWEGNIAQFNESSTYLMGWFRDYLWLHSAQLINGYNPYGTNSLAIWSWMFLWGHLAWAVSFMFLITWRGYWQELIETLVWAHEKTPLSFGYWRDKPVALSIVQARLVGLTHFTVGYIATYGAFLIASTAGKFG, encoded by the coding sequence ATGGCTACAAAATTTCCAAAATTTAGCCAAGACCTTGCTCAAGACCCTACGACCCGTCGTATTTGGTATGCGATGGCGACTGCTCACGATTTTGAACTCCACGATGGCATGACGGAGGAGAATCTTTATCAAAAGATTTTTGCTTCTCACTTCGGTCATTTGGCGATTATCTTTCTGTGGGCATCGGGGGTTTTGTTTCACGTCGCTTGGCAAGGCAATTTCGAGCAGTGGATTAAAGACCCTTTAAATGTGCGTCCGATCGCCCATGCGATTTGGGATGCTCAATTTGGTCCACCCGCGATCGAGGCTTTTACGAGAGCCGGAGCAACTAACCCAGTCGATATCTGCTATTCCGGTGTTTATCACTGGTGGTACACGATCGGGATGCGGACGAACAACGAACTTTATGTTGGTGCGATCTTCTTACTTTTACTCGCAGCTTTGTTCTTGTTTGCTGGTTGGTTGCACCTCCAACCTCGATATCGTCCTACTCTCGGTTGGTTCAAAAGTGCCGAACCACGTTTGAATCATCACCTAGCTGGTTTGTTCGGTGTCAGTTCCCTAGCTTGGGCGGCTCACTTAATTCACGTTGCAATTCCCGAATCTCGCGGGCAACATGTGGGTTGGGATAACTTCTTGTTTACCCCGCCGCATCCAGCGGGTTTGGGTGCGTTCTTTACAGGAAATTGGAGCGCTTACGCCCAGAATCCCGATACGGCTCAACATGTGTTTAACAGTTCTCAAGGTGCAGGAACGGCAATTCTGACGTTTTTGGGCGGTTTTCATCCTCAAACTCAATCTTTATGGTTGACGGATATGGCGCATCACCACGTGGCGATCGCCGTCTTGTTCATAATTGCCGGACACATGTACCGTACCAACTGGGGGATCGGTCACAGCATCAAAGAGATGCTGAACTCCAAATCTTTTTTTGGGGCAAAGGTTGAAGGTCCTTTCAACTTACCGCACCAAGGATTGTACGACACGATCAATAATTCGCTTCACTTCCAACTGTCTTTTGCTTTAGCTGCTTTGGGTGTAGCAAGTTCTTTGACAGCACAGCATATGTATTCGATGCCACCCTACGCTTTCATCGGGCAGGACTTCACGACTCAAGCAGCACTGTATACCCATCATCAGTACATTGCTGGGTTTTTGATGGTAGGGGCATTTTCCCATGCTGGTATCTTTTGGATCAGAGACTACGATCCAGAACAAAACAAGGGTAATGTCCTAGATCGGATGCTGCGTCACAAAGAAGCGATTATTTCCCACTTGTCTTGGGTGTCTCTTTTCCTGGGTTTCCACACTCTAGGCTTATACGTCCACAACGATGTAGAAGTTGCCTTTGGTGCGGCAGAAAAGCAAGTGCTGATCGAACCAGTGTTCGCTCAGTTTATCCAAGCAGCTCATGGTAAGGCGTTATACGGGTTTAATACGCTGTTATCAAACCCAGATAGTATTGCTTCTACAGCTTGGCCCAACCATGCTAATGTTTGGCTACCGGGATGGTTAGATGCGGTCAATAACACGACGAACTCCTTGTTTTTGACGATTGGACCTGGAGACTTCTACGTTCACCACGCGATCGCCCTTGGTTTGCACGTCACCACTTTAGTTCTGGTCAAAGGTGCCTTAGATGCTCGCGGTTCCAAGCTGATGCCCGACAAAAAAGACTTCGGCTATGCCTTCCCCTGCGATGGTCCCGGTCGCGGTGGTACTTGCGATATCTCTGCATGGGACGCTTCTTATTTAGCCGTGTTCTGGATGCTCAATACTTTGGGTTGGGTCACTTTCTATTGGCACTGGAAACATTTAGCAATTTGGGAAGGGAATATAGCTCAATTTAATGAGTCTTCCACCTATCTCATGGGTTGGTTCCGAGATTACCTCTGGTTGCATTCTGCTCAGTTGATTAATGGTTACAACCCATACGGTACGAATAGTCTAGCTATTTGGTCGTGGATGTTTCTCTGGGGTCACCTGGCTTGGGCTGTGAGTTTCATGTTCTTAATTACTTGGCGGGGTTATTGGCAAGAATTGATTGAAACTCTGGTCTGGGCGCACGAAAAAACACCATTATCTTTCGGATATTGGAGAGATAAGCCTGTAGCATTATCTATCGTTCAAGCTCGTCTAGTTGGCTTGACTCACTTCACCGTTGGCTATATTGCTACCTATGGTGCTTTCTTGATTGCGTCAACGGCTGGAAAATTTGGCTAG